From Paenibacillus thermoaerophilus, the proteins below share one genomic window:
- a CDS encoding endonuclease MutS2 translates to MKNDKVLHTLEYDKIRSKLADKASTSLGRAIAEQLRPVSSFEDVQRLLKETEEAVDVERLKGGVSFGGIRDIREPLNRARIGAMLSASELLDIATTIRGGRKLRKFLAAVHEDHPIPLLAALAGGISDQQRLEERITACIDDNAEVVDGASPELYRIRQELRTNEHRAREKLEQIIRSSTASKMLQDLLVTMRGDRYVIPVKAEYRSHFGGIVHDQSASGATLFIEPEAVVAINNKLRELKAKEEREIERILLNLSGLVQEVCDDLRGDIEALARLDFIFAKAGLARDMKATRPVMNNRGFIKLNKGRHPLIPIESAVPLDIELGRSYSMIIVTGPNTGGKTVALKTVGLLSLMAMSGLFVPAQEDSQLCVFDGVYADIGDEQSIEQSLSTFSSHLTNIISILREMTPKSLVLLDELGAGTDPTEGSALAIALLEHIRRMGCRVLATTHYSELKAYAYEREGVINASMEFDVATLSPTYRLLIGVPGRSNAFAIAERLGLPKRIIDHARGEVDEEDQRVETMIASLEANRLAAEHEREQAEALRREVQRLRSELEAERARFEAERDKLLAKAEEEARAAVAKARKEAEEIIADLRRLALEERSSIKEHKLVEAKRRLDQAEPELVKGKPQQAKRSDAAARLEPGDEVKVLSIGQRGFLIEPVGPDEWLVQMGIVKTKVKTDQLERVGGAGKQPSAAKSVTTVKRSRDEHVRTELDLRGANLEEAIIETDRFLDEAILAGLGQVYVIHGKGTGILRTGLQEFFRKHKHVRSFRLGHYGEGGAGVTVVELK, encoded by the coding sequence ATGAAAAACGATAAAGTTTTGCATACATTGGAATACGATAAAATTCGCAGCAAGCTCGCGGACAAAGCTTCGACTTCGCTGGGACGGGCGATCGCGGAACAACTGCGCCCGGTCTCTTCGTTCGAAGACGTGCAGCGGCTGCTGAAGGAGACCGAGGAAGCAGTCGATGTCGAGCGGCTGAAGGGAGGGGTTTCCTTCGGCGGCATCCGGGACATCCGCGAACCGCTTAACCGCGCGCGCATCGGCGCCATGCTGAGCGCTTCGGAGCTGCTCGATATCGCCACAACGATACGGGGCGGCCGCAAGCTGCGCAAATTTCTGGCCGCCGTTCACGAGGACCATCCGATTCCGCTGCTTGCCGCTTTGGCCGGCGGCATCAGCGACCAGCAGCGGCTGGAAGAGCGGATCACCGCCTGCATCGACGACAACGCCGAGGTGGTGGACGGAGCGAGCCCCGAGCTGTACCGCATCCGTCAGGAGCTTCGGACCAACGAGCATCGGGCGCGTGAGAAGCTGGAGCAGATCATCCGCAGCTCCACGGCTTCCAAGATGCTTCAGGATCTGCTCGTCACGATGAGGGGCGACCGTTATGTCATCCCCGTCAAGGCGGAATACCGCAGCCACTTCGGCGGCATCGTGCACGACCAGTCCGCTTCGGGCGCGACGCTGTTCATCGAGCCGGAAGCGGTCGTCGCGATCAACAACAAGCTGCGCGAGCTGAAGGCGAAGGAAGAACGGGAGATCGAGCGGATTCTGTTAAACCTGTCGGGGCTGGTGCAGGAGGTGTGCGACGACCTGCGCGGGGATATCGAGGCGCTCGCGCGGCTCGACTTCATCTTCGCCAAAGCGGGTCTCGCCCGGGATATGAAAGCGACGCGGCCCGTGATGAACAACCGCGGATTCATCAAGCTGAACAAGGGAAGGCATCCGCTGATCCCGATCGAATCCGCCGTTCCGCTCGACATCGAGCTCGGCCGTTCGTATTCGATGATCATCGTCACGGGTCCGAACACGGGGGGCAAGACGGTCGCGCTGAAAACAGTCGGCCTGCTCAGCCTGATGGCCATGTCGGGACTGTTCGTCCCGGCCCAGGAAGACAGCCAGTTGTGCGTATTCGACGGCGTCTATGCGGACATCGGCGACGAGCAGAGCATCGAGCAAAGCTTGAGTACGTTCTCCAGCCACCTGACGAACATAATCTCCATCTTGCGCGAGATGACGCCCAAAAGCCTGGTGCTACTCGACGAACTGGGAGCGGGAACCGATCCGACGGAAGGGTCCGCATTGGCGATCGCCCTGCTGGAGCATATTCGCCGGATGGGCTGCCGCGTGCTGGCGACGACGCACTACAGCGAGCTGAAGGCGTACGCTTACGAGCGGGAAGGCGTGATCAACGCCAGCATGGAATTCGACGTGGCCACGCTGAGCCCGACGTATCGGCTTCTGATCGGCGTGCCGGGACGAAGCAACGCCTTTGCGATCGCCGAACGGCTCGGCTTGCCCAAGCGGATCATCGATCACGCGCGCGGCGAGGTCGACGAGGAAGATCAGCGCGTCGAGACGATGATCGCCAGCTTGGAGGCGAACCGCCTGGCAGCCGAGCATGAGCGCGAACAGGCGGAAGCGCTGCGCCGCGAGGTGCAGCGGCTCCGAAGCGAGCTGGAAGCGGAGCGAGCCCGGTTCGAAGCGGAACGGGACAAGCTGCTCGCCAAGGCGGAGGAAGAGGCCCGCGCCGCTGTGGCGAAAGCGCGCAAGGAGGCGGAAGAAATCATCGCCGATCTGCGGCGTTTGGCGCTGGAGGAGCGCAGCTCGATCAAGGAGCATAAGCTTGTGGAGGCGAAGCGCCGGCTCGATCAAGCCGAACCGGAGCTTGTCAAGGGCAAGCCGCAGCAAGCCAAGCGTTCCGACGCCGCGGCTCGGCTGGAGCCCGGCGACGAGGTGAAGGTGCTGTCGATCGGGCAGCGCGGATTCCTGATCGAGCCCGTCGGACCGGACGAGTGGCTCGTTCAGATGGGCATCGTGAAGACGAAGGTCAAAACCGATCAACTGGAGCGCGTGGGCGGCGCCGGTAAGCAGCCGTCCGCGGCGAAATCGGTCACGACGGTCAAACGTTCCCGCGACGAACATGTGCGCACGGAGCTCGATCTGCGCGGCGCGAATCTGGAGGAAGCGATCATCGAGACGGACCGGTTTCTCGACGAGGCGATTTTGGCGGGGCTGGGACAAGTCTATGTCATTCACGGCAAAGGAACCGGCATCCTGAGAACGGGACTGCAGGAATTTTTTCGGAAGCACAAGCATGTCCGGTCGTTCCGGCTCGGCCATTACGGCGAAGGCGGCGCCGGGGTTACCGTTGTCGAATTGAAGTAA
- a CDS encoding DUF350 domain-containing protein, translating into MNESIIDEWLVNPYVKTLSFFSVTVLALVLFLVVFELVTKYNNWKEIKNGNVAVAMATGGKIFGICNIFRFAISNNDTILQSLIWASYGFVLLLAAYFIFEFLTPVFKIDEEIGNGNKAVGFVAMIISVAFSYVIGASVG; encoded by the coding sequence GTGAACGAGAGCATCATCGACGAATGGCTTGTCAATCCGTATGTGAAGACGCTCAGCTTTTTTTCGGTGACGGTGCTGGCGCTGGTCCTGTTTTTGGTCGTATTCGAGCTGGTTACGAAATACAACAACTGGAAAGAGATCAAAAACGGCAACGTCGCGGTCGCGATGGCCACGGGCGGCAAAATATTCGGCATCTGCAACATTTTCCGGTTTGCGATCAGCAACAACGACACGATTCTCCAATCGCTGATTTGGGCCTCGTACGGTTTCGTGCTGCTGCTGGCGGCTTATTTCATTTTCGAATTTTTGACGCCGGTGTTTAAAATCGACGAGGAGATCGGCAACGGGAACAAAGCCGTCGGCTTCGTCGCGATGATCATTTCCGTGGCGTTCTCGTATGTGATCGGCGCCAGTGTGGGGTGA